The Porites lutea chromosome 11, jaPorLute2.1, whole genome shotgun sequence genome contains the following window.
tttttgcctttgttggGGCTGAGGAAATGTACTGATGCATgaattgaaactgaaaatgtaTGACTGAACTCTAGTGTGTTAGCTTCTGATAAGAGAAGATAGAGTAGATTAATGTGATCCCATTGTGACCTCTTTCTTCTGGTAATAGTTATTTTTACTGTTTAGTTAATTCCTGCATGCCTTCCTAGATCATGCTAGGTAAACAGATGTGGACGGAAGCTTTCTCACATCTGTGAAAATCCCACTTATTAAGTCGGGAAAATCTTAGAGTGTCTCCTCAGATGGTAgatttccccctccccccaaaaatagACAATATTCTTGCCTCCTGTTCCCCTAGGAATGGGCTATTTCAGTTGCATTTGCTGGTCACGTGTTGCTAGAgcctttgatttaaaaaattcatcaaGAGGCAATCAAAGCTTTATATCCCATAGTCAAAAACAACCTAAACAGcctgaatgatttacaaaacttgttttttaatAGTGAATACGTACATTTCGAGCAAGGAGAGCAACGATTCAAGCAGTGTACGGCAAAAAGACGTAGTAAAGATGTTTCACACCTACTGGgtagtttttgttttacaattgaaaaacgaaaattttaaGGCTTGCTGTCAGTTTAACGCAGTTCCAAGGGTAGCAGCCATAGGACTGTAAATAGTTTTAGTAAGACCTGTAAAACAGACCCAGTGGTCACATTGAACGCTTTTGTCCACGGTCTAACTTTAGACTTTGTGTAATTAAAATAGCTAGCCCTGCTTATTtcgaaacattttgtttttattgcatGAGACTTACGCACAACCCATCCAAATTGCTTGCTTCTGAGTGTATAAAAATATACTAACTTGAAAATGTAGCTATTTTAGAAGTTTGTTAGTTTGATTATCAGGACGACCAGAGTTCTACATCAAGGACCTAAGGCCTAGGCCAAATGTCGAACTTTTCATTAGGcaaaccaaacttagtgagttaagttcatgaaaatttCGATGTCTGGCTctgttaagttcgtctgaatgagtttggatcgtctcTCCGTCGGCTTCAGaaggatagaacgtctgaagattgTCCCCGTCTTCACATGCGACTTTCTAAACtagtaaattaaaaatttgtattcagttgattggttcgactcgtcctaagttcgacgtctgacccaacagacgatcttaaacTTAATTTAGCTTTGACCCAAAtaagagtttggttcgtctcatgataagttcgacgtttggcctaggcctagGACTGTCAAGGAATGAAAATGACTGATATTTGTTACTATTTCAAGGTCAGGATGATTATATTGTAGCAATACGATCGTACGCTTTATAGCAAAACCTGTAATAACACCTGTAATACATTTTTCTTTATATAGAGGCGGTGTCGTAACTGAAATCTGGtggttttttgtatttatactAAGGTTAGACCAGAGGCTCACTTGAAACAATGACCAATAAAAGAAGAATTAATTTAGGTTAAGGGAAAAGCACACAGTGCAAACGGGGCTAGTAGATATGCAGGCGAATCCTTGCTGACGAGATTTAATTTACAAACTGCTTTCAAGAACGTACGTAGAAAAGACATCGCGGTAATTAATATTATCCTTTATGCCAATTGACTTGAGAAGTTGGATCATTATGATATTCTTGGAAACTGCCcaactacccctcccctgaccCAACATTCCAAAGTTCATTGACATACATGTATAATCTGATGCAGTAGTTGCCTGGTAACCTACAAGTAACCATCACTCACAACTCGAGTTCCCAGTACCTCAGTGTTAAAAGCATTCAAACAGTGTACGGAAGCTTCTGAGTTCGATTTCCCAGATGCAACGCTGGATTTGTTATCGGATGTCTTCTCCAAACGTATTCATTctatttttgaagaaagaatAACTCCCATCCCTAATATTTTACGGAGCACCCTCCCGAGCCTTACGTGGTTCAACGATAAACTATTTCTAGTTTCAAGTAGATTAACTGATCAGATTTTGACCGAAAACTTGACAAGGGAATAGTAATCACGTGCCGATGATGAGGCAGAAGTGATCACAATGCTTCGTCTATTCAAAGTTCCATGCCTGTTCACTGGCGAATCCAACTCTCACTCCACCACACAAAACCTTTGCAACTAGGTCCTCAGCCTTGCAACCGAATCAGCTTATAAGATGGCGTCTATTTTCACTGCTAAGCCCTACATGTGAGTTGTGCTCTGTGCGAAAGTCCCATTTGCTTGAGATGAAATATTAACAAGTTGTTCCTGTAATTTCCTGACTTCACGAACCAACTGTCCCAGTTTGTCCTCAATATCTTTGAGGTTGCCTTTGCTGGGATTTGACTGAACCTTGACATCCTTCAATTCAATCCCATCTACAAGAGAAATAGTCATTACACTCACACGAAAAATAAGCTACCCAGGATATTGTTACGTTATTGCTAATTGGGCTGCGAAATGCAACGCAAATGCCGAGTTTAATTCCTCCTTTTCGGATGGAAAGGACCGTCAAGGagagaaagttttaaaaaagaacgaATTACCgggcaaattttttttaatattaaccACAATTAATTAAAGTTTGTTTACTTCTTTATCGCTTTGAAGTTTTGTATATTTCCTATACAAACTATTTATGCTGATCCAGGTCACTGCAACTGGGTGATACAGCAATACTCAACGGCTTGCATGAAACTCCAGTGGATAAAAAGGAGTGAAACATACGCCCTTCACTACTAACCTTCACTATTCTCAACCCTTTTGTTTGCTTTCcacattgttttgtacacaagTTCACCCATAATCCCCAACAATACAAGGCACAAGAAAACCGCCATTGTGATGAATAGGAAACGTTGGGTGGATTTTGATGCACCAGAGAAGATACTCGTCGAGTCACTGTCCTGGTTATAAGCCTGAAATGGTCATGTAAAGGAATGGTTAAGACTTTATTGACAATCCGTAATTACAAACTATTCAGAGGTAAATATGAACCCCGGCTGTTTCCtaattcccttgtttttactGAGCCAAAATCCAGGAAGCAAAGCCAGGGTGGGAAGGTTTAAAGATTGAAATATGGCCCTTAATGAccggtatttgttttttttccttttgacaCAAGTAGAGAACAGTGAGCCCTTTGTTGTTATTTCATCTCACGATGCATGGATACTTCTGCTTATCAATTCCGTGGGAACtccttttttatgtaaacgctttctatTGTTACAATAAATCTGTTTAGATGCTATGACCGTAATTAGCTATTACCGTAACCTTCAGCTTATAAGCACTGGGGTTTTAGGGGGGGTTAAGGCTTCAAAACGTCACAATAAACCGAATTCTCAGGAGGGTGGGCTTACAATCGGAGCTAGAAGGGCGTTTATATCCGAAAGGGTTATAAtcggattttttttgtttgcaggcGAATGGGCCTACAGCCGGGAAGACTTAAGTTATAACGGTATTAGTATAGCCTTCTTCAGTTCTTATCAAATCAGATTTATTCCTTACCGCTACCGGCTTCAAATACTGTAGGAGCAATTCGTCCACATCACGTTTCATGATGGCAGATTTAAAGCATGAGTTGTTCGCTGAACCGCCAAGTACAGCAAGGTCATATTTCACCGCTTCGCTCGTATCAACAGACAGAAAAACTTTGAGGTTAGGCTTATTTCTTGAGTGTAGGTAGTGGCCAGCTTTGAATTTGTCCATGAATATGCCATCTATAATATTTGACTCGAGCTCTCTGAACAGAAGCTCAGCTGATGGGAACTCTGTAAGAAAATGGATTGGTAAACAAGGGTGCGATCCATTGATCGTATTCCGgagtaaaaatacaacaaagcTTTGTTACAAATCTCTTATACCTTGATTTTTGGATTGCGTAAGCGCTATATACATCGgaatatttatttcaagcatattCGTTATGTTGTCGTTATGttgggaaaactggagtacccagagaaaaatcTCTAGAAgaaagggagagaaccaacaacaaactcaactcaTATATGGCTCCGACGCCATGGTAAAGTCATTCACCAGATcattacaacaacaaattatccCATTGAGATTATGTTTTCGCATTCCTTTACTGGTTTCAAGTGAAAAGATCCGGTTCAAAGTGAACATTTGCGGCTAAGCAAGCAACCGAAATAAACAAACAGTACAGCATGAACCAGCGGTCGGAGCTCCCATGCAATCCGGAGGAACCGGTTGCAAGCCCCTTGGACTAATTTAATTAACGGTACTGCAACTTTTGAATACGGCTCCCGGCCaggtaaaatttttaacctttttatatccatttaaatcttttttttgttcagtaatTTATTTTATCTGTCCACTCTCCCTCCCTCTCCGTAATTGCgggtgacaagaggagcccgcaaacCTAATCttcaggttgttattacgcatgcgtcgcatgtatgtagccagcattcattTAGACTTCCACTAACAatgattataaaataactaagatagtacgcgcgctctgattggccgagaggagtgtttgcatgagagtatgtaaacatggttgtggcgtcaagttgttttgcttttcgcgcgctaatcacgcaagcacgaatttgaaaaagttttcgagttcaaaactccacaagtttactttatttacccattccttcgtcggctgaaacttgaaaaatcgttacaaagaaggtgtgtcaagtTTTCTTCGcctaagctgacattttaagctagaaaaatccgtattttggaaagcatctttttgcaaaacaagaactgattacgcgtgcaagacttcgtggacaaggctttgcgactggtaagaatttctcttttaatcagtgcagtaacaaagagttttgcgttttttctcgggaaagttattttataaaagcaatagaaaacttttttcttgtgtttgcatagcctgatataaacactcgaggcgttgggagaattctcgacagttatgcaaaccctcgacttcgtctcgggtttgcataactgtctcgatttctcccaacccctctcgtgtttatatcaggctatgaaCGCAATTTCATGACGCGCattttggaccttctatcactcgtaatctgatcatgcGTGTTTGactatctgtcacgtgaaacttacgcaaagcacggggatggagcaaaagcgttttgaccttcgatcgttgtcgcctgcactccgtaacctttgttATTACTAGTTTTAGTGTTAGTTTTTAAGTGTTACTATTCGATTTCTCCATCTTGGTATACGTTGCCAAGAGGTTATATGACCTTACTTACCTTTTACTATGGCGCCTCTTTGTTTTGCCTCTAACCCTGCTGATGTAACATTCAATACTCCAACCTAATAAGGCAAATGCAAGAACTTGTAGATTAAAAAACATACTTTTTAAGGCAATAAGCGGCGGTACACTTCCCTGTTAATTAATATCAATGACTGGTTAGTTACGGTTTTGAACAAAAGTTGCTCTCTGTATATAAAGAACAATGTTGCCCGGCCATTCAAAGAACTGTTTTAACAAAGGTCTTATACGGTATTTGTATtgtccgtattaaactattaaACAGAATTAAgttattttgattttgattatatCAGGGCCGCGATGTCTTAGCTTTTTTCCCCCAGATGCGGTGCTTATCCGAGTAAATACAGTAAGATTTTTAGAGTTTTTCTTACAGTTGTTCCTTCAAGCACTGCCAAGTCGCTTGGGGAGACGTTGAGTGAACTTGTGGCAGTCGCTGTGAACACTGCTATGACAACCAATCCAGTCAAAATCCAAGCGATGCCAAACAAACGACCAAAAATGAATTTGGGAGTTTTGTCACCATACCTAACATGAAAACAAATGTTGGAACACCAAACACATTAGCGAGATTaagcgacgacgacgacgatggtGGCCAAACGgtctcttaaaaagtgagtTCGTCCGCCAGAAAACGTGAAATTGGGCAGTTGCTCGTCGAATTCGTGCATCTACGATAAAGAAATGTACTGTAAAGCCTGATGCACTTGCAGTGTTGTTGATTTGCAAACATAAAcctcgttgcttaagctccctattttcgTACCATTAAAAGTTGCAATTTTGCTGCTCTAACAATT
Protein-coding sequences here:
- the LOC140953101 gene encoding uncharacterized protein — protein: MILILIGMLFWKPFFTTDAASDQACPTTLPVRISALNFPPLVEPSPDRAKALKGVLGEFIIHIIRKCFLRDCKLNASSVQTTVFNTTWSFLRSIQDGEATIAFPITRPIKMWLSDDDYIGPKMSFQEFFASPGYSLVMDVEYINKKANDIIVQSLMENTWPIIVFTLLIAGISGIIVWILETYFNEEEFPRSFTKGSYEGFWWAFVSMTTVGYGDKTPKFIFGRLFGIAWILTGLVVIAVFTATATSSLNVSPSDLAVLEGTTVGVLNVTSAGLEAKQRGAIVKEFPSAELLFRELESNIIDGIFMDKFKAGHYLHSRNKPNLKVFLSVDTSEAVKYDLAVLGGSANNSCFKSAIMKRDVDELLLQYLKPVAAYNQDSDSTSIFSGASKSTQRFLFITMAVFLCLVLLGIMGELVYKTMWKANKRVENSEDGIELKDVKVQSNPSKGNLKDIEDKLGQLVREVRKLQEQLVNISSQANGTFAQSTTHM